The following nucleotide sequence is from Streptomyces xiamenensis.
TCGTCATCGTCGACGACATCGACTTCGGCGGCACCGCCCTGGACGAACTGCTCGACGCCACCCCCGAGTGCGCTTTCCTGCTCTCCGCCCACCCCGGCACCACGGCCCCCACCAGCACCTCCCGGATCGAAGAGGTCTTCCTCTCCGGACTCAGCCGCACCGCCGCCCTGGAACTCCTGGAGTTCGCCGCCGCCCGCCCGCTCACCGACGCGGAGACCGACTGGGCCGCCGACCTGTGGATCGCCTCCGAGGGCCGCCCGCGCCGCTTCGTCCAGGCCGCCGCCCTGCTGCGCGCCCGCGACCTCACCGCCGCCTCCGGCGCCCCCACCGGACCGCTGCCGGAGGAGGAGATGCTCATCGCCTCCCTGGCCGCCGCGCTGCCGGACCCCGACCGGGACACCCTGCGCTTCGCGGTCGCCCTCGCCGGTGAACTGCCGGGCCCCGAGCAACTGCCCGCCCTCACCGGCGGCGCCGTCACCGGCCACGAGCGACTCGCCGAGACCGGGCTGCTCACCGCCGCCGGCGGGCGGCTGCGCCTCGCCGAGGGAGTGGCACCCGCGCTGGCCGCCATCGGCTTCGAGGAAGGCGCCGGCTCCCGTGGCCTGGCCACCGCCCAGCACTACACCTGGTGGCTGGTGGACCCCTCCGTCGGTGCCGCCCGCGCCGCCGCCGAGGGCGACGTCCTGCTCGCCGTCATCCAGGCCACCCACCGCGGCGGCCACTCCGCCGCCGCCGCCAACCTCGCGCACAGCGCCGCCCCGACCCTGGCCGCCGCCGGCCGCTGGTCGGTGTGGGAACGCGTACTGCGCTCGGGCCAGGAGGCCGCCCGCGCGGCCGGCGAGGTCGACCAGCAGGCGTACTTCCACCACGAGCTGGGCATCCACGCCATCTGCGAGGGCCGCCTGGACCGGGCCCGTGCCGAACTTGAGGCGTCGATAGCGCTGCGCGGCGTCCTGGCCGACGCCGGCGGCGTGACCGCCGGCCGCCGCGCCCTGGCCCTGGTCCGCGACCTGTCGGGACCGCCCGCGCTGACCGCGGGACCCACCCCCACCGCGCTGGGCGCCACCACCCCGCCGCTGGGCCTGCCCGCCGCGCCGGTCCGCGAGGAGGCCCCGGACGAGGCCGGCACCCAGGCCATCCCGCGCCACGCCGACCTGGCCGCCACCGGCGAACTGACGGCCGTCCTGCCCCCGCTCATGCCGCACGGCGAACAGCCGGCCGGGCCGCGCCCCGCCCGGGACGGCGGCCGGAGCGGACGCCGCACCATGGCCGCGGCGGGCGCCGGGGTCCTGCTCATCGGTGTGCTGGGCACCGTCGTCGCGCTCGGCATGTCCTCGGACGAGGACCCCGGCGGGCCCGAGGACGAGCGGACCACCCGCCCGGTGGTCACCGACCGGGACCGGGAGCCGGCCGAGGAGAGCGAGGAGCCCTCCACCGACCCCGGCACCCCCACCGCCGACGCGGACCCGGAGACCGGGGAACCGCCGCAGGAGACCCCCACCGACCCGGAGACCGGCGAGCCGGTGGACCCCTCCACCAGCGGCACCCCGGACAACGGCAGCGCCACCGGCAGCCCGGAGCCGCCCCCGCCCACCAGCCAGGACCCGGCCACGGGCGGCAGCGCGGGCAGCGGTCCCGGCGGCAGCGGCCCCGGCGGCAACGGGGGCGCCTCCAACGGCAATGGCTCCGGCCCCGGTGACGGCGGCGCCGACGCCGGTCAGGACGGCGGCGCGGACAGCGGCACCGGCGAGACGGACGGCGGCGGGGAGGACGCGGCCGGCGGCGGCGGTGACTCCGGAGACCCGGCGGGCGGCGACGACGGTGACCCCACCGACGGTGCCGCGGGCGACAGCTCGGCGGGTAACACCACCGCCTCCTCGCCCCCGCCCACCGAGGACCCCGACCCCTCGCCGAGCGCGAGCACCACGGCCTGAGACGGCGAACGGGGCGGGGCGGATCCGGTGATCCGTCCCGCCCCGCCCCCGTTCCCGCCCGTCAGAACAGCCGCAGCTTGTCGTCCTCGATGCCGCGCAGCCCGTCGTAGTCCAGGGTCACGCACCGGATGTCGCGGTCGGTGGCCAGCACCCGCGCCTGCGGCTTGATCTCCTGCGCCGCGAACACACCCTTCACCGGCGCCAGGTGCGGATCCCGGTTCAGCAGCTCCAGATAGCGGGTCAGCTGCTCGACCCCGTCGATCTCCCCGCGCCGCTTGATCTCCACGGCCACCGTCGTACCGTCCGCGTCCCGGCCCAGGATGTCAACCGGGCCGATCGCCGTCGGGTACTCCCGCCGGATCAGGCTCCAGCCCTCGCCGAGCGTCTCCATGCGGTCCGCCAGCAGCTCCTGGAGGTGCGCCTCCACCCCGTCCTTGATGAGGCCGGGGTCCACCCCGAGCTCGTGGGAGGAGTCGTGCAAGACCTCCTCCATGGTGATGATGAGTTTTTCGCCTGCCTTGTTCTCCACCGTCCACACGGTGTGACCGTTGCTGTCGCTCTCCTTGAGCACGCACGGCGGCGACATCCAGTTCAGGGGTTTGTAGGCCCG
It contains:
- the nucS gene encoding endonuclease NucS encodes the protein MRLVIARCSVDYAGRLTAHLPSAPRLILVKADQSVSIHADDRAYKPLNWMSPPCVLKESDSNGHTVWTVENKAGEKLIITMEEVLHDSSHELGVDPGLIKDGVEAHLQELLADRMETLGEGWSLIRREYPTAIGPVDILGRDADGTTVAVEIKRRGEIDGVEQLTRYLELLNRDPHLAPVKGVFAAQEIKPQARVLATDRDIRCVTLDYDGLRGIEDDKLRLF
- a CDS encoding ATP-binding protein, with amino-acid sequence MESSQPAPHGDQPREPGGTGRTTELVAGDFLLTINPVDGSEIASCPPGRRPISPRKAPRGTGQDTTRDPLAPPLLEREEERRRLYRLLARGRSVRLTGPTGTGRTALLNALAQDCAELAPDGVIRLSGHRRTPSDLQHELYAAVRHTPGYRPGPTELHAGLREIGAVVIVDDIDFGGTALDELLDATPECAFLLSAHPGTTAPTSTSRIEEVFLSGLSRTAALELLEFAAARPLTDAETDWAADLWIASEGRPRRFVQAAALLRARDLTAASGAPTGPLPEEEMLIASLAAALPDPDRDTLRFAVALAGELPGPEQLPALTGGAVTGHERLAETGLLTAAGGRLRLAEGVAPALAAIGFEEGAGSRGLATAQHYTWWLVDPSVGAARAAAEGDVLLAVIQATHRGGHSAAAANLAHSAAPTLAAAGRWSVWERVLRSGQEAARAAGEVDQQAYFHHELGIHAICEGRLDRARAELEASIALRGVLADAGGVTAGRRALALVRDLSGPPALTAGPTPTALGATTPPLGLPAAPVREEAPDEAGTQAIPRHADLAATGELTAVLPPLMPHGEQPAGPRPARDGGRSGRRTMAAAGAGVLLIGVLGTVVALGMSSDEDPGGPEDERTTRPVVTDRDREPAEESEEPSTDPGTPTADADPETGEPPQETPTDPETGEPVDPSTSGTPDNGSATGSPEPPPPTSQDPATGGSAGSGPGGSGPGGNGGASNGNGSGPGDGGADAGQDGGADSGTGETDGGGEDAAGGGGDSGDPAGGDDGDPTDGAAGDSSAGNTTASSPPPTEDPDPSPSASTTA